The Prunus dulcis chromosome 5, ALMONDv2, whole genome shotgun sequence genomic sequence TTATCAAAAATGATACAGGTAACAACAATCAGTAACATAACAtagttttcaaaatataaGAACGCATAGAGCTTATAAATACAGGTAGAGATAGAGATAGAGCCAAGGTGTATTCTTACTTTGGTGTAGTTCTTCTTCTCCACCCCATATCCTTTAACATACAAATAGCCCATCCCGTTATAGGCTGAATAAAGCTCCTGTTTGGCTGCGAGTGTAAGCCACTCCAGAGCCTTGGTGTAATTCCTCTCAACCCCAGCTCCTCTAGCATAAATCTCCCCAAGCAGCTCCATCGCCCGAGGCTCTCCCTTCTCCAACGCCTTCAAAAACCACGACAACGCCTTGGCATGGTCGCGCCTCAACCCTCTCAGCCCAAAATAGTAAAAGAGACCAATCTTATACATTGCCGCAGAGTTTCCCTTCTGAGCTTGGTACTCCAAAATCTGAAAGTCCTCATCTTCTTCGCCTCTGCTCTTCCTCAATGCCTCCTTGTTCTCCTCAGCTCCATTGTGGATCCTCACTGGCTCGATCACCGGCGAGTCCTTCGAAATTAGGAAGCTATTCACTGCTGCCTCGGCTAATTCCGAGTACAGCTTCACTGCTTTATCAAACATctgcaaaccaaacaaaagacaaaggaaacaacaaaatcaatCCTTGAatttcctcctttttatagCTGCAACCAAACACAGATCGCTAAAATTTGAAGAGCCAGCCAGGGTTTCCATACCTCTTGCCTAGAGTAAGTATAAGCGAGAGCCATCTTCGACTGCATGTTACCACCCTCGGAAGCGAAGTAGTGGTACGTGAAGGCCTTGGCTTTGTTCTGCTTCCTCATCTGGCCCGTAGCGTACAGAAACCCCAGCACGGACCGCGCGTGAGGGAGACCGCGGGAAGCTGATTCCTCGATCTCCGAAACGGCGTCGTCCATGAGCGTCGTGTCGCCGGAGCTGACGGACTTGATTAATTTAGTTACGGTGGAGTAGTAGCGTTCGTCCGGGTTGTTGGCCAGGTCTGGCCTAAAGGGGTCGGGCTCGAAGATGGGGCGCCAGGAGCCCGGGTCGAGCTCCTCCTCGGACTGTGGGGAGCCGGAGTCGCCAAACTCATCCCACTCGGGCGAGTCATTTTGAGTCGAGTCGACGGGCGGTGAGTCGTCGGGCGAGTTGGGGGTGTTTAAGAGGTCGTCTTGAGAGAGGACGAGGAAATATGGCCGagcgaagagagagagggggtagAGAGAGACAATCAGGAGAGCGAAGATGAGTTTCCGAGTTGCAAAATTCATTGCTTTGCCAAATAAGTAAGTATAAGCGAGAGCCATCTTCGACTGCATGTTACCACCCTCGGAAGCGAAGTAGTGGTACGTGAAGGCCTTGGCTTTGTTCTGCTTCCTCATCTGGCCCGTAGCGTACAGAAACCCCAGCACGGACCGCGCGTGAGGGAGACCGCGGGAAGCTGATTCCTCGATCTCCGAAACGGCGTCGTCCATGAGCGTCGTGTCGCCGGAGCTGACGGACTTGATTAATTTAGTTACGGTGGAGTAGTAGCGTTCGTCCGGGTTGTTGGCCAGGTCTGGCCTAAAGGGGTCGGGCTCGAAGATGGGGCGCCAGGAGCCCGGGTCGAGCTCCTCCTCGGACTGTGGGGAGCCGGAGTCGCCAAACTCATCCCACTCGGGCGAGTCATTTTGAGTCGAGTCGACGGGCGGTGAGTCGTCGGGCGAGTTGGGGGTGTTTAAGAGGTCGTCTTGAGAGAGGACGAGGAAATATGGCCGagcgaagagagagagggggtagAGAGAGACAATCAGGAGAGCGAAGATGAGTTTCCGAGTTGCAAAATTCATTGCTTTGCCAAATAACAGAACgcagaagatgaagaagaaggcagAGGAGGAAGATGATTGggaatttggaaaacaacGCTAAGTTGAGAGCGAGGGTTAATATTGGGATGGGCGTTAGTTGTAAAATTTGTTTCGGTTGCTACTTGCCACGTAGAATGCAGTCATTTTGCCAATCAATTTTTGCCACGTAAGCAGACGTACAATTGCGTTCCTGTATATGTGTATAGATTATAGAAGAGTATAGTCACCACCATAGCTGTTGACTTACTGAGCTCCTGCTCTGCTCTGCGTCGTTAACAATGTCGATAGAGCTCAAACTTTCACGAATTAATCGCGTCTATCGCCCTTCTGTaactgctctctctctctctctctctctctctctctctctctctgtgttacTAATTATACAACAAATatatgatgaagatgatgatgagatgGAATTTCAGGAAGTTGTTGAGGGTAAAATCATAGTgaggtcttcttcttcaatctcCCACTATGGAATTCGCCTCGCTGTTAACGGATCTGTCAACTTGCAGGTTCGAATTTTCCCCTCTGTTTAGTTCCCgataaaatcaatgaaaaacaaactcttcaatttttatatatattgtttttcttcttaaaaatCGGATCTTTTATTACTGAATGTTTCAGAATGAAGCGAAAACTGAGATCAATTACAGAACTAAACAAGACTGGTTTGATAAATTGCATTTTTTAAGTAGCCGAATAGGTGGCAAGGTCCTTTTCTGTTTCTGGTTCATGATTACTATTATTGTTTTCTACAGGTTCGTGGAGGATCGGCGGGAGTTATCGAGACTTTGGTTGGTGTTGCCAAGCCTATTTCCATTGTGTGAGTGCGATTTTCATAGCTCTTGGACACTGTTTGCTGGttcttggatttcaattttcaattttcttgctTTGCAAAGTATTGTAATTGGCAGAAATTGAACTTCGTAACTTTTATGCTGCATTTGATTTTGGTAGGTTTGTGTAATTGCAGTCCCATTTATTAACCTTGAGGTACACTATTGCAATTGTGGTAAAAATAATCCAATATCTTGTTTCTAATTACGAAGGGATTGGGGCAAATGAACTCAAATTTGGATTCTTTTTTATGTCCTCTTTGCCTAGGATGAGGTTTTCCACAACTGATTTGTTTTACTTACTTGGAAACAGGAATAAAATTGTTGAGGTTAGACCTTCTGGAAAGATTGCTTCAGGCACATCAGAGGTATCTTCGAagtaattcaattttaacAGTTGTTTTAAACTTGGAAGAAAAGATGTTTAAACCTTGAATCACTATGATATTCCAACAATGTATGGTACCAGTAGTAAATTTGACTGCCATGGCCTCTTTCATATTTGAAGTCACAATATAAATCCCGTTGCGCATTCAAAGCTGCTTTTATCTTAGTAAAACTTGcatcttttccttttgtttagTTGGAGGTGAATTTGCAAATTATAGTTCATGTTTGTGGCAGATTCCATTTTCCATGAATATCAAGCAGCCGGGAGAAAAGAAGCTGGAAAGGTTCTATGAGACCTTCCATGGAGCAAATATTAACATTCAGGTgcatatttttatctttaagaAGTGAAAATGTTCCGTGGTTCACACTCTGACTTGAGAATCATTGCTATCAATTCCAAATTCCCACCTTTGTAatgcattttattttcatatttatctGAAACCTGATGATTAATAAAATGTTCCATAGTATTTATTAACTGTAGATATATCGAGAGGATACCTGCATAAATCATTATCTACAACAATGGAGTTCATAGTTGAAAGTGATAGAGGTAGGTTTTGAATGTACTTTCGTGTGTAATATATTTACAGGTACTAAATGGGTTTAccttttctttgtaatttcACATAAATACTTCAATTAAAGTTAATGCTTTGATGATATTTTGTCTTTTAGCTGATCTTCTTGAGCGACCAGTTTCTCCGGAGATGGTTATCTTTTACCttactcaagatactcaaagGCATCCGCTACTTCCTGAACTAAAGTCAGGTTTGCTTCTTTCCTTCGCATgcctaagaaaaaaaatgtaccaTATAGAAACTATATGTTCCATTTAactctaatttctttttggaagATGTTGAATGTGTCATGACATGATCAACTTATGATTGGTATTGCTGAAATAGGTGGATTCCGGGTTATTGGGAAAATGTCCACTCTATGTTGTTTATCAGATCCCATTGTTGGTGAACTAACAGTAGAAGCGTCTGCAGTTCCGATTTGTTCGATTGACATGCACTTGCTTCGTGTAGAGTCAATCCTTCTTGGGGAGAAAATAGTGACTGAACAGTCTCTGATTCAGACTACACAGGCATGCACCCTTTCTCATCTCATTAACGTATTCAACTCAACTGGTCACTAACATTTTTTTGGGCTTCCTCTTGATATATCAGATAGCAGATGGAGATGTCTGCCGTAATATGACTCTACCCATTTATGTTTTACTTCCCCGTCTTTTGACTTGTCCTACCGTCTTAGCTGGGTAAGTTCCCAAACTAGATGATTTGCATTGCACCTTAAGCTAGACATTTGAACATCCGTTTTATACTATTGAATGTCACGTCACATGATGTCATGATCATTGGCCGTTGGGATGTTCAttaatttaagtttttaaGTTGTTGATGAGAGCCCAAGCACTATTTGTACTGCATACGAACCACCGCATTGTGCAACTATATGATATGCTAAATCTGCTCTGTATGTGTGGTTGCGCCATTTAAGCATCAAAACTGTAGTTTGTTCACGTCAACTCACTCCTTTGTTAACTTCTTGTGCAGTCCATTTTCCATAGAATTTAAAGTTGCCATAGTCATAACCTTTCAATCAGATGTAGCGAAAGTGCATTCAAAATCTGATCCTACAACTCCCAGACTATGGGTAAGCATCATTTCAGCTTTTTACTGAAACTGATAGATATTTTCCTATCTGATTCTCGTTGCATTCTGAATTTCAGCTTGCAATGGAAAGTTTACCCCTTGAACTTGTTCGAACAAGCTGAGAGGAAGGCTAGTAGGATATAAGCAGTCAAACCCATTACAGGGAGAAGAACGGAGCTGCAACATATGCTTTGCTGGTCATTTTGCTCCTCCTTCCCATATTGGGCCTATCTTATTAGAGGACTTCCTAGGTGTCTGTAGGCCTGGAGAAAAGTACAAGAACATGAACACATTGGAAACCTTCAAAATATGGAAGTATGTGAATggatcattaaaaaaaaacatcataacTTCAAACAAAATACGTTCTGACATGGAAATATTTATCATAGATAAGCctttttgttaatttgaaaCCTAGGGCTATGCACACGGGGTTATActgttattttttcaatttttgaagggtatagccgagcggctatactctttaaatatattcgaatataggAACTTGGTTATACtaatttctcatttttttaaaataaaaatgtagtATTCGAATATACAATTTTGACATATTATTTTGGGGCTTAGGGCTAAAATACCACTTTAGCCCATTGCGCTAGACTTATAATGATTTTTAGCTTTTAGCCCATTGGAcaagaataaaaaatgtattttatttatagaaaacaATACGAGTTAAACCCATAAATACAACAACAATAAATAGGGATCCATAAACATTTTGTGGATTAAAGAATGTTAAATTTCAAAGTATGAAATAGCATGTATAAgaatttactttttaaaatgtaCAATTGAAgcgtatagccgaacggctatacttaGGCTATactgttgttttcttttaaaaattttaaagggtatagccgggcggctatacttttaaaacaGACAAATATATGGaaagcgtatagccgcgcagatatacctttaaaatattcgaataatATGTCAAGcatatagccgtgcggctatactctttttattCTGTATTATTGAAgcgtatagccgggcggctatacgtttaaaatattcgaatatatgtaaagagtatagccatCAGGCTATACGTTATTGTtgaagagtatagccgcccggctagaCTATTACAATATTCGAATAAATGTAGTacagccggtcggctatacggtttttattatttatttctaaatagtatagccgagcggccaTACGTTCAAAATAGTCGAATATATGTGACGTGTGTAGCCACGCGGTAtatgtttaaaattttaatataggaaaagagtacagccgtgcgACTATacggtttttattttttattttttaaagtgtAGGGCCGTGCGTCTATGCTTTCAAAATAGTCGAATATATGTAAAGAGTATACCCGACCGGCTATACCGCTAAACTATTCGAATATATGTCAAGAGTGTAGCCGCTCAGCCATacgtttttaattttttttaattttcaaacgGTGTAGCCGTAcagctatactctttaaatatacaATTTTGTCATATTATTGTAGGGCTTAGGGCTAAAAAACCACTAGCACACTGTGCTAGActtatttcttcaattattttatttatacatgCGATATTGGAGAATGAGAATATAAATTCTTTCCGATACCTCACATTCTAATGATTTCCAGCTATTAGCCCATTGggcaagaataaaaaatagattttatttataagaaataataGGGCTTAAACCCATAaatacaacaataaaaaatagagatcCACCAACATTTTGTGGCTCAAAGAATGTTGAATTTCATAGTATAAAATTGCTTGTATAAGAATCTACTTTTGCAGTATAAAATAGAGATCTACTTTTGAAATCTTCTGCTTTGGTTGCTATAATTTTAGCAGTTCACTTTGGGATGCTGTTGAAAGCTGAAGCATCAGTCTGCCTCAAATATTTTATTGCAAATTACTTCTACTAGTTTATATTATTGTTAGAATTATTTAGGAGGAATAAACTGCCTTCTGAAATGGATTGTAGTTGCTGATACGTTTGAAAATAGGTGTACCAAACTAATCAAAATGTTCAAGGAactgaaatttcaaataagcTCAAACATGGAAGGagttaataaaataaaataaaaggtccTTCACAAAGAATAATTCTAACATAAGCAAAGCATCTCATCATTTATTACGATTTCATTCAGGCTCTAAACACTTGTAGGCAGTGAGCAAACCAAATGTAAACCATACTCAGATATCTGCTCCTCAATAGAGTTCAACAGAATTACTTACACTTATTCAACTGAAAACTCAAACAACATGCTGTGTCTGTACTTCTCACCAGGTTGAACCACAATGGACGGGAAGTTTGGTGTGTTTATTGCATTTGGGAACCCCTGTGTCTCCAAACAGAGCCCGGCATGCTTTCCATATACAGCGCCTCCTTTGCCAACAACCTCATTGACATAATTTCCAGTGTAAAACTGCATCCCGGGGGCATTGCTCCATAGGTTAAGGACCCTTGAGCTGGATGGGTCCCTCACTCTTGCAGCATGTTTCAggccttctttctcttccccACAGTCCAGAACATAGTTGTGGTCATACCCTATACCGACCTCATGGATGGACTCACCGATCCTCTTCTGAGCAGTGAAATCAAAGGGTGTGCCTTTAACTGGCTTGATTTCACCTGTTGGGACTGTGTTTTCATCCACAGGGGTAACATGGTTTGCCCAGATTTGAATTGCATGGTCGAGTATGCTCCCCGAGTTATGGCCAGCTAAGTTCCAGTAGGTGTGCTGAGCTAAACTGACTGGGGTGGGCTTGTTCTCAGGTACTGCTTCCATGTCAAGTCTCATTGATGTGGTTGAAGTAAGCGTATAAGTTGCAGTCAAAGAAAGATTACCTGGGTAACCtattgcaaggcaaaaaataaaaatgagagagagagagagagagagagagagagagagagagagagagagagagagaaccttcCTCCCCATCACGACTATGATACTTAAAAGTGATGGATCCATTATCGCCTTTTTTATGTTCTGCTACCTCCCATATCTGCTTATCATACCCCTTGTGACCACCTAATGAAAGGACAAAAAATCAGCAGGATGTATACCACGTGAA encodes the following:
- the LOC117627425 gene encoding ERAD-associated E3 ubiquitin-protein ligase component HRD3A, which produces MNFATRKLIFALLIVSLYPLSLFARPYFLVLSQDDLLNTPNSPDDSPPVDSTQNDSPEWDEFGDSGSPQSEEELDPGSWRPIFEPDPFRPDLANNPDERYYSTVTKLIKSVSSGDTTLMDDAVSEIEESASRGLPHARSVLGFLYATGQMRKQNKAKAFTYHYFASEGGNMQSKMALAYTYLFGKAMNFATRKLIFALLIVSLYPLSLFARPYFLVLSQDDLLNTPNSPDDSPPVDSTQNDSPEWDEFGDSGSPQSEEELDPGSWRPIFEPDPFRPDLANNPDERYYSTVTKLIKSVSSGDTTLMDDAVSEIEESASRGLPHARSVLGFLYATGQMRKQNKAKAFTYHYFASEGGNMQSKMALAYTYSRQEMFDKAVKLYSELAEAAVNSFLISKDSPVIEPVRIHNGAEENKEALRKSRGEEDEDFQILEYQAQKGNSAAMYKIGLFYYFGLRGLRRDHAKALSWFLKALEKGEPRAMELLGEIYARGAGVERNYTKALEWLTLAAKQELYSAYNGMGYLYVKGYGVEKKNYTKAKEYFEKAADNEDSGGHYNLGVMYLKGIGVTRDVKLACKYFIVAANAGQPKAFYQLGKMFHTGVGLKKNLPRATVLYKLVAERGPWNSLSRWALESYLKGDMGKAFFLYSRMAELGYEVAQSNAAWILDKYGERSMCIGESGFCTDAERHQRAHSLWWQASEQGNEHAALLIGDAYYYGQGTERDYDRAAEAYMHARSQSNAQAMFNLGYMHEHGQGLPLDLHLAKRYYDQALEIDQAAKLPVTLALTSLWIRKNYADGFLVHVIDSLPEVYPKVEEWVDNVLLEEGNATILTLFVCLLTVLYLRERQRRHAVAAPGGMAVPHHPNEHVAPAPV
- the LOC117627828 gene encoding vacuolar protein sorting-associated protein 26C, producing MSIELKLSRINRVYRPSEVVEGKIIVRSSSSISHYGIRLAVNGSVNLQVRGGSAGVIETLVGVAKPISIVNKIVEVRPSGKIASGTSEIPFSMNIKQPGEKKLERFYETFHGANINIQYLLTVDISRGYLHKSLSTTMEFIVESDRADLLERPVSPEMVIFYLTQDTQRHPLLPELKSGGFRVIGKMSTLCCLSDPIVGELTVEASAVPICSIDMHLLRVESILLGEKIVTEQSLIQTTQIADGDVCRNMTLPIYVLLPRLLTCPTVLAGPFSIEFKVAIVITFQSDVAKVHSKSDPTTPRLWLAMESLPLELVRTS
- the LOC117626957 gene encoding aldose 1-epimerase — encoded protein: MADQNQKAEIFELNNGTMRVFITNYGCTITSLSVPGKDGKLADVVLGFDSVDPYMQGLAPYFGCIVGRVANRIKDGKFTLNGTDYSLPVNRPPNSLHGGHKGYDKQIWEVAEHKKGDNGSITFKYHSRDGEEGYPGNLSLTATYTLTSTTSMRLDMEAVPENKPTPVSLAQHTYWNLAGHNSGSILDHAIQIWANHVTPVDENTVPTGEIKPVKGTPFDFTAQKRIGESIHEVGIGYDHNYVLDCGEEKEGLKHAARVRDPSSSRVLNLWSNAPGMQFYTGNYVNEVVGKGGAVYGKHAGLCLETQGFPNAINTPNFPSIVVQPGEKYRHSMLFEFSVE